The following proteins are co-located in the Chryseobacterium daecheongense genome:
- a CDS encoding KUP/HAK/KT family potassium transporter, translating to MSEVTEGGHHFDLKKLSFVGVIVSLGIVFGDIGTSPLYVMKAIVNARKDGAAMPFDEYIEGALSCIIWTLTLQTTIKYVIIALRADNKGEGGILALYSLVKKLKKKWLYVVAIIGAATLVADSVITPSLTVMSAIEGLKIYNPETPVVLITLVILFVVFVVQQFGTASIGKFFGPVMVTWFLALGVFGSIHLFDHIEIIRAFNPIYAYNLITHSPSAIVIMGAVFLCTTGAEALYSDLGHCGAKNIRISWVFVKLMLILNYLGQGAWLLDNYHQVFSGVNPFFGIMPQWAVLPGVILATAAAIIASQAVITGSFTMFSEAMSVSFWPNQHIEYPSGIKGQMYIPGVNWGLMVFCFVVVIFFQKSERMEAAYGLTITITMLMTTILLLFWLSRTRVSKFFIIGFGAVYLFLESGFFYANVIKFVDGGWLTMVLGGFIAVCMYAWYNGRLIKANFIQYVKIDKYVSIIKDMKLDETIPKYATNLAYLSRAKRNDEVESKIIYSIIKKQPKRADHYFVLSIVNQEDPYTFKYTVDEILPGTVFKVNFLLGFKVDRRINDYFGMVLKDLMADGTIPSRSSHPSLRAHNIPPDLKYVIIDNTYINDILLTVKQKITLNIYNFVKYIGSDDFKAWGVTSHNVVVESAPITEETLYDKKIEQAGFLRHNF from the coding sequence ATGTCAGAAGTTACAGAGGGTGGTCATCATTTTGACCTAAAGAAACTTTCATTTGTAGGGGTTATTGTGTCCCTCGGAATTGTTTTTGGGGATATTGGGACGTCACCATTGTACGTAATGAAAGCAATTGTGAATGCCCGAAAAGATGGTGCGGCAATGCCATTCGATGAATATATTGAAGGTGCATTATCATGTATTATCTGGACATTGACCCTTCAAACTACTATAAAGTATGTAATTATTGCTCTAAGAGCAGATAATAAAGGAGAAGGGGGAATTCTTGCACTTTATTCACTAGTAAAGAAACTCAAGAAGAAATGGCTCTATGTGGTTGCCATTATAGGAGCGGCAACACTTGTTGCAGATAGTGTAATCACTCCTTCACTAACGGTTATGTCTGCTATTGAAGGTTTAAAAATATATAATCCCGAGACACCGGTAGTTCTCATTACCCTGGTCATCCTGTTTGTAGTTTTTGTGGTACAACAGTTTGGAACGGCTTCTATTGGGAAATTCTTTGGACCCGTTATGGTAACCTGGTTCCTGGCCTTAGGGGTTTTCGGATCAATCCACCTTTTTGATCACATTGAAATTATAAGAGCATTCAACCCGATATATGCCTACAATCTTATTACACACTCTCCAAGTGCTATTGTTATCATGGGAGCAGTTTTCCTTTGTACAACAGGAGCTGAAGCTTTGTACTCGGATTTAGGGCATTGTGGTGCTAAAAATATAAGAATCAGCTGGGTGTTTGTAAAATTAATGCTTATCCTGAACTATCTGGGACAAGGAGCATGGCTGCTGGATAATTATCATCAGGTGTTCAGTGGAGTGAATCCATTCTTTGGAATTATGCCGCAATGGGCTGTTTTACCTGGGGTTATCCTTGCAACAGCTGCTGCAATTATCGCCAGTCAGGCCGTAATCACCGGATCATTTACTATGTTCTCGGAAGCCATGTCAGTTTCATTCTGGCCGAATCAGCACATTGAATATCCTTCGGGTATTAAAGGACAAATGTATATCCCGGGAGTAAACTGGGGATTAATGGTATTCTGTTTTGTTGTGGTTATATTTTTTCAAAAATCTGAAAGAATGGAAGCTGCTTATGGTCTGACGATTACCATTACCATGTTGATGACCACCATACTATTACTTTTCTGGTTAAGCAGAACACGGGTAAGCAAATTCTTTATCATAGGTTTCGGAGCAGTTTATCTTTTCCTTGAATCAGGATTTTTCTATGCCAATGTCATCAAATTTGTTGATGGAGGATGGCTAACAATGGTGTTAGGTGGGTTTATTGCAGTATGTATGTATGCATGGTATAACGGCAGACTGATTAAGGCTAACTTTATACAATATGTAAAGATCGATAAATATGTGTCTATTATTAAGGATATGAAACTTGATGAGACCATTCCTAAATATGCTACCAATCTGGCTTACTTAAGCAGAGCAAAAAGAAATGACGAGGTAGAGTCAAAGATTATTTATTCCATCATCAAGAAACAGCCTAAAAGGGCAGATCATTATTTTGTTTTAAGTATTGTAAATCAGGAAGATCCCTATACTTTTAAATATACGGTAGATGAAATATTACCGGGAACTGTATTTAAAGTGAATTTTCTTTTAGGATTTAAAGTAGACCGCAGAATCAATGATTATTTCGGTATGGTTCTGAAAGATCTTATGGCTGATGGAACTATTCCATCAAGAAGCAGTCACCCTTCTTTGAGAGCACATAATATACCTCCGGATCTTAAGTATGTGATTATAGATAATACATATATCAATGATATACTTTTGACGGTAAAACAAAAAATCACGCTTAATATTTACAATTTTGTGAAGTATATCGGAAGTGACGATTTCAAGGCCTGGGGAGTCACTTCACACAATGTAGTGGTAGAATCTGCTCCGATTACAGAGGAGACATTATATGATAAAAAAATTGAACAGGCGGGATTTTTACGCCATAACTTCTAA
- a CDS encoding sulfatase-like hydrolase/transferase produces the protein MKFFKEFRKQEVLVLVYRIFLAYVFYQIARFLFWYFNRELIKVDSVSDYFSLSFHGIAFDTTAILYVNSLFILLSLIPVIINTRKGYQKMLFWLYFITNGIAYVMNFGDFVYYKFAQTRLTSAAFQVAKHETNIGKVFGASIVQNPFVLIWFFVLMALWVFLYKRVKITEQKPVRLIPYFILSVLCLCGITVLVVGGIRGDFRHSTRPINLVDANRFVKIPSQGNMVLNSTFSFFRTLGTNNFKEVHFVDQKFIEDNIQPYKIYDRQVTNRPNIVIFIVESFSREYSGAFNKDKNIKDYVSYTPFIDSLAGESLIFPNTFANGRQSIHGMSSVLAGIPSLTDAFTSSPYSNQKIQSIVSICNDLGYDTSFYHGAPNGSMGFLGFGNILGFKHYFGKTEYNHDADFDGMWAIWDEPFLQYFAKNVGKTQPFMATVFTASSHHPFKIPEKYQGKFKKGKNQMHEPIQYTDYSIKKYFETAKKQPWYNNTIFVFTGDHTNEIYYPEYQKSMNRFAVPIILYSPNPEYHLKGVNTEEAQQIDIYPTLADLIGYNKRIRSWGRSLVSDKKYPAIIANSDGGVEQFIIGNYIYRFDGKNVVGIYDKSDLGLEKNLTDHLNTPETEKGKEIAKAWYQDYMDRVINRKLN, from the coding sequence ATGAAATTTTTTAAAGAATTTAGAAAACAGGAAGTTCTGGTATTGGTATACCGGATTTTTTTGGCATATGTTTTTTATCAGATTGCCAGATTTTTGTTCTGGTATTTTAATAGAGAGCTCATAAAGGTAGATTCGGTTTCAGACTATTTTAGTTTATCTTTTCATGGAATCGCCTTTGATACTACTGCAATTTTATATGTCAATTCTTTATTTATTTTGCTGAGTCTTATCCCTGTTATAATCAATACCAGAAAAGGATATCAAAAAATGTTATTTTGGCTTTACTTTATTACAAATGGAATTGCCTATGTCATGAACTTCGGTGATTTTGTTTATTATAAGTTTGCCCAGACAAGATTAACGTCGGCTGCATTTCAGGTGGCCAAGCATGAAACTAATATCGGAAAAGTGTTTGGTGCTTCCATTGTTCAGAATCCTTTTGTTCTTATATGGTTTTTTGTTCTTATGGCACTGTGGGTTTTTCTTTACAAAAGGGTAAAGATCACAGAACAGAAGCCGGTAAGACTTATTCCTTATTTTATCCTTTCTGTCCTTTGTCTATGTGGAATTACAGTTTTGGTAGTAGGAGGGATCCGTGGAGACTTCAGACACAGCACAAGGCCTATTAATCTTGTGGACGCAAATCGTTTCGTGAAAATTCCATCTCAGGGGAATATGGTTTTGAACAGTACGTTTTCATTCTTCAGAACATTAGGAACCAATAATTTTAAAGAAGTTCACTTTGTAGACCAGAAGTTTATAGAGGATAATATCCAGCCTTATAAAATATACGACAGGCAGGTAACCAACCGTCCTAATATCGTAATATTTATTGTTGAATCCTTCAGCAGGGAATATTCCGGAGCTTTTAATAAGGATAAGAATATTAAAGATTATGTTTCTTACACCCCGTTTATTGATAGTTTAGCTGGTGAAAGTTTAATTTTTCCCAACACCTTTGCGAACGGAAGACAGTCTATCCATGGAATGAGCAGTGTGCTTGCCGGAATTCCGAGTCTTACGGATGCTTTTACAAGTTCACCATATTCCAATCAGAAAATACAATCTATTGTTTCTATATGTAATGATCTGGGTTATGATACCTCATTTTATCATGGAGCACCCAATGGATCCATGGGATTCCTGGGCTTTGGAAATATTTTAGGCTTCAAACATTATTTTGGAAAGACCGAATATAATCATGATGCCGATTTTGACGGAATGTGGGCGATCTGGGATGAGCCGTTTTTGCAATACTTTGCTAAAAATGTTGGGAAAACGCAACCATTTATGGCTACTGTTTTTACCGCTTCTTCTCACCATCCTTTTAAAATTCCTGAAAAATACCAGGGGAAATTTAAAAAAGGTAAAAATCAAATGCATGAACCGATACAATATACTGATTATTCAATAAAAAAATATTTTGAAACGGCTAAAAAACAACCCTGGTATAATAATACTATTTTCGTGTTTACCGGAGATCATACCAATGAAATCTATTATCCGGAATATCAGAAAAGTATGAACCGTTTTGCCGTTCCGATTATTTTATATTCTCCCAATCCCGAATATCATTTGAAAGGAGTAAATACGGAAGAAGCACAGCAGATTGATATTTACCCAACACTGGCAGATCTGATCGGATATAATAAAAGGATAAGAAGCTGGGGAAGAAGTCTCGTAAGTGATAAAAAATACCCTGCTATCATAGCAAATTCAGATGGCGGTGTGGAACAATTTATTATTGGGAATTATATCTATCGTTTCGACGGAAAAAATGTAGTAGGCATTTATGATAAATCAGATCTGGGATTGGAGAAAAATCTGACAGATCATTTGAATACACCGGAGACTGAAAAAGGAAAGGAGATTGCCAAAGCCTGGTATCAGGATTATATGGACAGGGTTATCAACCGTAAACTGAACTAA
- a CDS encoding pyruvate dehydrogenase complex E1 component subunit beta, which translates to MAEYTFREVIAQAMSEEMRKDESIYLMGEEVAEYNGAYKASKGMLDEFGPKRIIDTPIAELGFTGISVGAAMNGNRPIVEFMTFNFSLVGIDQIINNAAKIRQMSGGQWNCPIVFRGPTASAGQLGATHSQAFESWYANCPGLKVIVPSNPYDAKGLLKSAIQDNDPVIFMESEQMYGDKMEIPEEEYYLPIGKADIKKEGKDVTLVSFGKIMKVAIQAAEDLAKEGISVEVIDLRTIRPLDYDAILNSVKKTNRLVILEEAWPFASISSEIAYMVQQKAFDYLDAPIKRITTPDAPAPYSAALFAEWFPKLEKVKEEIKNALYIKS; encoded by the coding sequence ATGGCAGAATATACTTTTCGTGAGGTAATTGCACAGGCAATGAGTGAGGAAATGCGTAAAGACGAATCCATTTATTTAATGGGGGAGGAAGTTGCAGAATACAACGGTGCGTATAAAGCTTCAAAAGGAATGCTGGATGAATTTGGTCCTAAAAGAATAATCGATACACCGATCGCAGAACTTGGTTTTACCGGAATCTCCGTAGGTGCAGCGATGAATGGGAACAGACCCATTGTAGAATTTATGACATTCAATTTCTCTTTGGTAGGAATTGACCAGATTATCAATAATGCAGCAAAAATCCGTCAGATGAGTGGAGGACAGTGGAATTGTCCTATTGTTTTCCGTGGTCCTACTGCTTCTGCAGGCCAATTGGGAGCTACACACTCTCAGGCTTTCGAAAGCTGGTATGCAAACTGTCCGGGATTGAAAGTGATCGTACCTTCTAATCCTTATGATGCAAAAGGATTATTGAAATCAGCAATCCAGGATAATGATCCGGTAATCTTCATGGAATCCGAGCAGATGTATGGAGATAAAATGGAGATTCCTGAAGAAGAATACTATCTACCGATCGGAAAGGCAGATATCAAGAAAGAAGGTAAGGATGTAACTCTGGTTTCTTTTGGTAAGATCATGAAAGTAGCGATTCAGGCTGCTGAAGATTTGGCTAAAGAAGGAATTTCTGTAGAGGTGATCGACCTTAGAACAATCCGTCCTTTGGATTATGATGCTATTTTAAATTCTGTTAAGAAAACAAACAGACTGGTTATTTTGGAAGAAGCATGGCCGTTTGCGTCTATCTCTTCTGAAATTGCATATATGGTTCAGCAAAAAGCTTTCGATTATCTGGATGCACCAATCAAGAGAATTACGACTCCTGATGCTCCTGCTCCATATTCAGCAGCTTTATTTGCAGAATGGTTCCCTAAACTTGAAAAAGTGAAAGAGGAGATTAAAAATGCGTTGTATATTAAATCATAG
- a CDS encoding CDP-alcohol phosphatidyltransferase family protein, with amino-acid sequence MNFIKNNLANVLTLGNLFSGCIGAVHLILGDYKITAICLILSLVLDFFDGFVARALKANSNLGVQLDSLADMVSFGFIPGLTMFVALTDNSYSHIPWYAYSGFLLTVFSCLRLAIFNLDEDQKYYFKGLNTPSNTILIFGLYYAFKKTQSYELIFSNLYLMIAITIVFSLLLVSPVKMIAMKFKSMKLEDNYPKLALLIGSIIILIILGTVGIPMVILYYILISLIFQKQLT; translated from the coding sequence ATGAATTTTATTAAAAACAATCTTGCGAACGTCCTAACCTTAGGAAATTTATTTTCCGGATGCATAGGGGCAGTGCATCTTATCCTTGGTGACTATAAAATAACTGCTATTTGCCTTATCCTTTCGCTGGTTTTAGACTTTTTTGATGGCTTTGTTGCCCGCGCTTTAAAAGCTAATTCGAATCTGGGGGTTCAGCTGGATTCACTGGCGGATATGGTAAGCTTTGGTTTTATTCCTGGATTGACCATGTTTGTTGCTCTCACAGACAATTCTTATTCTCACATTCCATGGTATGCTTATTCAGGATTTTTACTTACTGTATTTTCATGCCTGAGGTTAGCAATTTTTAATCTGGATGAAGATCAGAAGTATTACTTTAAAGGTTTAAATACACCTTCCAATACTATTTTAATTTTTGGTTTGTATTATGCCTTTAAAAAAACTCAGAGCTATGAGCTTATATTTTCCAATCTATATCTGATGATAGCCATTACCATTGTCTTTTCGTTACTTTTGGTAAGCCCTGTTAAAATGATTGCCATGAAATTCAAATCCATGAAACTGGAAGACAATTATCCAAAACTTGCTTTATTAATAGGTTCCATTATCATTCTGATCATATTGGGAACAGTAGGAATCCCGATGGTTATACTTTATTATATTTTAATTTCACTTATATTTCAAAAACAACTTACATAA
- a CDS encoding exonuclease domain-containing protein, protein MNLKLYKPLCIFDLETTGTNIGKDRIVEICILKVNPDASRESKTWRINPEMPIPLESSQIHGIYDEDVKDAPTFKSIASKVMEMISGSDLGGFNSNRFDVPLLAEELLRAGIDFDLSKFKLVDAQTIFHKKEPRNLGAAYQFYCGKTLENAHSAEADVMATFEVLDAQVGKYDDVPNEIAALSEFTFHNKNADLAGFIGFNEKMEETFSFGKYKGQCVKVVFQKDLGYYGWLQNADFPLYTKKVFTKIQLSSKF, encoded by the coding sequence ATGAATTTAAAACTATATAAACCTCTTTGCATTTTCGACCTTGAAACAACGGGAACAAATATCGGAAAAGACAGGATTGTTGAAATCTGTATTCTAAAGGTAAATCCCGATGCATCCAGGGAAAGTAAAACCTGGCGTATTAATCCTGAAATGCCAATTCCTTTGGAATCGAGCCAGATTCACGGCATTTATGACGAAGACGTTAAGGACGCTCCTACTTTTAAATCCATTGCTTCGAAGGTAATGGAAATGATTTCAGGCTCAGATTTGGGAGGTTTCAACTCCAACAGGTTTGATGTTCCTCTTCTTGCAGAGGAGCTTTTGCGCGCAGGAATTGATTTTGACCTAAGCAAATTCAAGTTGGTGGATGCCCAAACCATCTTCCATAAGAAAGAACCGAGAAACCTTGGAGCCGCTTATCAGTTTTACTGTGGTAAGACATTGGAGAATGCACACTCCGCTGAGGCTGACGTTATGGCAACCTTTGAGGTATTAGATGCCCAGGTAGGAAAATATGATGACGTGCCGAATGAAATTGCTGCTTTGAGTGAATTTACATTTCATAATAAGAATGCGGATTTAGCGGGGTTTATTGGATTCAACGAGAAGATGGAGGAAACTTTCAGCTTCGGTAAATATAAAGGACAATGTGTAAAAGTAGTTTTCCAGAAAGACCTGGGATATTATGGTTGGTTACAGAACGCCGATTTTCCTTTGTATACAAAGAAGGTCTTTACAAAAATTCAACTATCAAGTAAATTCTAA
- a CDS encoding DUF2147 domain-containing protein, with protein sequence MRKLLFTLAFSLASILSFAQIEGKWKTIDDETKQAKSIVEIYKKTDGTYYGKVSQLLIKPADPNCTNCKDDRKGKPILGLEIIRGLKKEGDEFTGGTITDPKTGKTYKCTITRSGDQLNVRGYIGLSLLGRTQTWQKVN encoded by the coding sequence ATGAGAAAATTATTATTTACCCTGGCATTTTCTTTGGCAAGTATATTATCTTTTGCACAGATAGAAGGAAAATGGAAAACTATAGATGATGAAACCAAACAGGCAAAATCTATTGTTGAAATCTATAAAAAAACAGATGGGACTTATTATGGCAAGGTATCGCAATTACTTATAAAGCCTGCTGATCCTAACTGTACAAATTGTAAAGATGATAGAAAAGGAAAACCTATTCTTGGACTGGAAATTATCAGGGGATTAAAAAAAGAAGGTGACGAATTTACCGGAGGAACTATTACAGATCCGAAGACTGGGAAAACGTATAAATGTACGATTACAAGATCCGGAGATCAGTTGAATGTAAGAGGATACATAGGTTTATCCCTGTTAGGAAGAACGCAGACTTGGCAAAAAGTAAACTAA